A single genomic interval of Microbacterium oleivorans harbors:
- a CDS encoding ABC transporter permease, translating to MDGFRIPLGQWAEVAVDWIRDNLSWLLGAISTAVGWLVGSLADLLLNAPIVVVIVVAALLGWVLRSWKFAIGTALSFAIILGVGQWVTAMQTLALVLIATVIAVVIAVPLGILAARSDRFSAILKPVLDLMQAMPGFVYLIPAIVFFSIGFVPGLVATVIFALPPGVRLTELGIRSVDSETVEAGHAFGATPGQILRGVQLPLAMPTIMTGVNQVIMLALSMAVIAGIAGAPGLGKEIVQAMSTVNIGTGVEAGLSVVILAIYLDRLTSALGDMRGQRSSLLGEIGRRRAGAAAAQRGLAQAV from the coding sequence ATGGATGGCTTCCGCATCCCGCTCGGCCAGTGGGCCGAGGTCGCCGTCGACTGGATCCGCGACAACCTCTCCTGGCTCCTCGGAGCCATCTCGACCGCGGTCGGGTGGCTCGTCGGCTCGCTCGCCGATCTGCTGCTGAACGCCCCGATCGTCGTCGTGATCGTCGTCGCCGCGCTGCTGGGCTGGGTGCTGCGCTCGTGGAAGTTCGCGATCGGCACGGCGCTGTCGTTCGCGATCATCCTCGGGGTGGGCCAATGGGTCACCGCGATGCAGACCCTCGCGCTGGTGCTCATCGCGACCGTCATCGCCGTCGTGATCGCGGTGCCCCTGGGCATCCTCGCGGCACGCAGCGACCGCTTCAGCGCCATCCTCAAGCCGGTGCTCGACCTCATGCAGGCCATGCCGGGCTTCGTCTACCTGATCCCCGCGATCGTCTTCTTCAGCATCGGCTTCGTGCCCGGACTCGTCGCGACCGTCATCTTCGCGCTGCCTCCGGGTGTGCGCCTGACCGAGCTCGGCATCCGCAGCGTCGACTCCGAGACCGTCGAGGCGGGGCATGCCTTCGGCGCGACACCCGGGCAGATCCTGCGGGGCGTGCAGCTGCCGCTGGCCATGCCGACGATCATGACCGGCGTGAACCAGGTCATCATGCTCGCCCTGTCGATGGCCGTCATCGCCGGTATCGCCGGCGCGCCCGGCCTCGGCAAGGAGATCGTCCAGGCCATGTCGACCGTCAACATCGGCACCGGCGTCGAGGCGGGCCTGAGCGTCGTGATCCTCGCGATCTACCTCGACCGCCTCACCTCGGCGCTCGGCGACATGCGCGGACAGCGCTCGTCGCTGCTCGGCGAGATCGGCCGCCGCCGGGCGGGCGCGGCAGCCGCCCAGCGCGGTCTCGCCCAGGCCGTCTGA
- a CDS encoding GntR family transcriptional regulator has protein sequence MIDEGRPLFLQIAEEVEDSVVGGSLVDGDRAPSTNELAAFYRINPATAAKGINVLVDRGILVKRRGIGMFVADGARARLRDERRTVFADRYIQPLLAEARTLGLTPDDLARLVRERAADEQTDHRPEGTDR, from the coding sequence GTGATCGACGAAGGCAGGCCGCTGTTCCTTCAGATCGCGGAGGAGGTGGAGGACTCCGTGGTCGGCGGCAGTCTCGTCGACGGCGATCGCGCGCCGTCGACGAACGAACTCGCCGCCTTCTACCGCATCAATCCCGCGACCGCGGCGAAAGGGATCAACGTGCTCGTCGACAGAGGCATCCTCGTCAAACGCCGGGGCATCGGAATGTTCGTCGCCGACGGAGCTCGCGCCCGCCTGCGTGACGAGCGCCGCACGGTCTTCGCCGACCGATACATCCAACCGCTGCTCGCCGAAGCCCGCACGCTCGGGCTCACCCCCGACGACCTCGCCCGGCTCGTACGCGAGCGCGCGGCAGACGAACAGACCGACCACCGCCCCGAAGGGACCGACCGATGA
- a CDS encoding nuclear transport factor 2 family protein yields MPLDPVAYQPYADPDDFIREVTDLIWVDRSISFIRENYEPDSIVHGAYGTSITRDEVIEGTLMRISATPDRTGQAEDVIWEARGDEAFLSSHLVLSGHLQTSEHSRTIANCLYRRGRMVEEWVVRDSLAGALALGVDLDELARVSAFRGYTGSWTEPAPVDPIAVGDSGPRPDDHRPEVERVIEMIQTVWNDRDLQKVERFFHRDLVLLTVGNRIVIRPEGYRRALLRFLESFPAGQFEIRDIQTNYDVRYAGLRVAVTWKFVGAYNGVPNYGPLTGKPVDVLGISQFTFHQGALVKEVRLWDDIALRAQIAGMRGDEPIGPGNIY; encoded by the coding sequence GTGCCTCTCGACCCGGTCGCCTACCAGCCGTATGCGGATCCCGACGACTTCATCCGGGAGGTGACCGACCTCATCTGGGTGGATCGGTCGATCAGCTTCATCCGCGAGAACTACGAGCCCGACTCGATCGTGCACGGCGCCTACGGCACCTCGATCACGCGCGACGAGGTGATCGAGGGAACCCTCATGCGCATTTCGGCGACCCCTGACCGCACCGGCCAGGCCGAGGACGTGATCTGGGAGGCGCGTGGGGACGAAGCCTTCCTCAGCTCGCACCTCGTGCTCTCGGGCCACCTGCAGACCTCGGAGCATAGCCGCACGATCGCGAACTGCCTCTACCGTCGGGGACGCATGGTCGAGGAATGGGTGGTGCGCGACTCGCTCGCCGGCGCGCTCGCGCTGGGCGTCGACCTCGACGAGCTCGCCCGCGTCTCGGCCTTCCGCGGCTACACCGGCTCGTGGACCGAGCCGGCGCCCGTCGACCCGATCGCCGTCGGCGACTCCGGTCCGCGTCCCGACGACCACCGCCCCGAGGTCGAGCGGGTCATCGAGATGATCCAGACGGTGTGGAACGACCGCGACCTGCAGAAGGTCGAAAGGTTCTTCCACCGCGACCTGGTGCTGCTGACCGTCGGCAACCGCATCGTCATCCGGCCCGAGGGCTACCGACGGGCGCTGCTGCGCTTCCTCGAGTCGTTCCCGGCCGGGCAGTTCGAGATCCGCGACATCCAGACCAACTACGACGTCCGCTACGCGGGCTTGCGGGTCGCGGTCACCTGGAAGTTCGTCGGCGCCTACAACGGCGTCCCGAACTACGGGCCGCTCACCGGCAAGCCGGTCGACGTGCTCGGCATCTCGCAGTTCACGTTCCACCAGGGAGCCCTGGTCAAGGAAGTGCGCCTGTGGGACGACATCGCCCTGCGCGCCCAGATCGCGGGCATGCGCGGAGACGAGCCCATCGGACCCGGAAACATCTACTGA
- a CDS encoding glycine betaine ABC transporter substrate-binding protein yields MNKRHLTGMLALGAAASLTLAGCASGNQTEGGSGAGGEDSLGTITLGYLPSWTDGLSTAYLLEDQLEKIGYTVEMQELTEAGPLYAGLAQGDVDIYPSAWPELTHASYMETYGDQIEDLGAYYDNAKLTIAVPEYVDITSIEDLAANADRFGGQIYGIEPGAGLTAQTQDSMIPEYGLEGTYELVTSSTAAMLTELDTAIAAERDIVVTSWRPFWANEEYGLKDLEDPRGAMGDTEALHFLATGGFAEEYPEAAELIGKIVLDDEQYGALEDMVVNEYGEGREAEAITAWLEQYGSQVDGLVTD; encoded by the coding sequence ATGAACAAGCGACACCTCACCGGAATGCTGGCGCTCGGCGCCGCGGCGTCCCTCACCCTCGCGGGCTGCGCGAGCGGCAACCAGACCGAGGGCGGCTCCGGAGCCGGGGGCGAAGACAGCCTCGGCACCATCACCCTCGGCTACCTCCCCTCCTGGACCGACGGCCTCAGCACCGCGTACCTGCTGGAGGACCAGCTCGAGAAGATCGGCTACACGGTCGAGATGCAGGAGCTGACCGAGGCGGGTCCCCTGTACGCCGGTCTCGCTCAGGGCGACGTCGACATCTACCCCTCGGCGTGGCCCGAGCTCACCCACGCGTCGTACATGGAGACCTACGGCGACCAGATCGAGGACCTCGGCGCGTACTACGACAACGCCAAGCTCACGATCGCCGTCCCCGAGTACGTCGACATCACCTCGATCGAGGACCTCGCCGCGAACGCCGACCGCTTCGGCGGGCAGATCTACGGCATCGAGCCCGGCGCGGGCCTGACGGCTCAGACCCAGGACTCGATGATCCCCGAGTACGGCCTCGAGGGCACCTACGAGCTCGTCACCTCGTCCACGGCGGCGATGCTGACCGAGCTCGACACCGCGATCGCCGCGGAGCGCGACATCGTCGTGACCTCGTGGCGTCCGTTCTGGGCGAACGAGGAGTACGGTCTCAAGGACCTCGAGGACCCGCGCGGCGCGATGGGCGACACCGAGGCGCTGCACTTCCTCGCCACCGGCGGCTTCGCCGAGGAGTACCCCGAGGCGGCCGAGCTGATCGGCAAGATCGTCCTGGACGACGAGCAGTACGGCGCCCTCGAGGACATGGTCGTCAACGAGTACGGCGAGGGCCGCGAGGCGGAGGCCATCACCGCGTGGCTCGAGCAGTACGGCTCGCAGGTCGACGGTCTCGTCACCGACTGA
- a CDS encoding LysR family transcriptional regulator produces MTLTQLKAFLAALECGSFTAAAVELATTQASVSELVARLERELGVRLFTRGGRRLAPTEAAVALRGHAEQAVSAIDNGVETMRALHALEGGTCTFGVLRNAAYYDLSDLVQRFHERHPRVKVRLVGINSALVARSIAAGEIEAGLLVLPVDEDGLRITPLFRDEVLYATARPDGPAEPVSIGQVCDAKLVLYDAYAGSQDPTRRQLLERARLEGRVIDPAIEVENVETALGLVASGAADTVVSRTIAESASFPAGIRVVPFAEPLYDTIALAQREGAYLSPAARRLAELAERMLRARIAVHPGRTAIE; encoded by the coding sequence GTGACGCTCACCCAGTTGAAGGCCTTCCTCGCCGCCCTCGAGTGCGGCTCGTTCACCGCCGCGGCGGTCGAGCTCGCGACGACGCAGGCCTCGGTGTCGGAGCTCGTCGCCCGGCTCGAGCGCGAGTTGGGGGTGCGCCTGTTCACCCGCGGCGGTCGCCGACTCGCCCCCACCGAGGCGGCCGTGGCGCTGCGCGGGCACGCCGAGCAGGCCGTGTCGGCGATCGACAACGGCGTCGAGACCATGCGGGCACTGCACGCCCTCGAGGGCGGCACCTGCACCTTCGGCGTGCTGCGCAACGCTGCGTACTACGACCTCTCCGACCTCGTGCAGCGCTTCCACGAGCGGCATCCGCGGGTGAAGGTGCGCCTGGTGGGCATCAACTCGGCCCTCGTGGCCCGATCGATCGCCGCCGGTGAGATCGAGGCCGGGCTGCTCGTGCTCCCGGTCGACGAGGACGGCCTGCGGATCACCCCGCTCTTCCGCGACGAGGTGCTGTACGCCACCGCGCGCCCAGACGGACCGGCGGAGCCGGTCTCGATCGGGCAGGTGTGCGACGCCAAGCTCGTCCTCTACGACGCCTACGCCGGCTCACAGGACCCGACGCGGCGACAGCTGCTCGAGCGGGCGCGCCTGGAGGGGCGGGTGATCGACCCGGCGATCGAGGTGGAGAACGTCGAGACGGCCCTCGGCCTGGTCGCATCGGGCGCCGCCGACACCGTGGTCTCGCGCACCATCGCCGAATCGGCGTCGTTCCCCGCCGGCATCCGGGTCGTGCCCTTCGCCGAACCGCTCTACGACACCATCGCTCTCGCGCAGCGGGAGGGCGCGTACCTGTCTCCGGCGGCTCGGCGCCTGGCCGAGCTGGCCGAGCGGATGCTGCGCGCACGGATCGCCGTGCACCCGGGGCGCACGGCGATCGAGTGA
- a CDS encoding LacI family DNA-binding transcriptional regulator, with protein MAVTSRDVARLAGVSQPTVSRALRDDPRVSDETKKRVREAAALLGYVPSEAGRALSSGRTRRIGLLVTDLGNQFYSHIIAPLHRELEARGYQLVLHTETTDESVAERLIANGLDGVILATTTVDSVVPLRLRDRGLPFVYFNRTAAYVDADATVVAPSPGFQAAVDRALEIGHERIGAVLGPENTSTGQSRELALRSALRTRGLGLDPDYVRRGPFDTETGDTATSELLALTEPPSLIFCGNDVVAYGALNAARRMGAAVPEDISIIGFDDLPPASWPIIQLSTIAYDYVRMAREAGRLMVERIEERPVDYAHVEFETTFVERRTLASPRVR; from the coding sequence ATGGCTGTCACCAGCAGAGATGTCGCTCGGCTCGCCGGAGTCTCGCAACCGACCGTCTCGCGCGCGCTCCGTGACGACCCCCGGGTGTCCGACGAGACCAAGAAGCGCGTGCGCGAAGCCGCCGCGCTGCTCGGCTATGTGCCGAGCGAGGCGGGGCGGGCGCTCTCATCGGGGCGGACGCGGCGCATCGGTCTGCTCGTCACCGACCTCGGCAACCAGTTCTACTCGCACATCATCGCGCCGTTGCACCGCGAGCTCGAGGCGCGCGGCTATCAGCTGGTGCTGCACACCGAGACGACCGACGAGTCCGTCGCCGAGCGCCTCATCGCCAACGGGCTCGACGGCGTCATCCTGGCCACGACCACGGTGGACTCCGTCGTGCCGCTCCGCCTGCGCGATCGCGGCCTCCCGTTCGTGTACTTCAACCGCACGGCGGCGTACGTCGACGCCGACGCGACGGTGGTCGCTCCATCGCCGGGCTTCCAGGCCGCGGTGGACCGGGCGCTCGAGATCGGCCACGAGCGCATCGGTGCGGTTCTCGGGCCCGAGAACACGAGCACCGGTCAGTCGCGCGAGCTCGCACTCCGCTCGGCGCTGCGCACCCGGGGTCTCGGGCTGGACCCCGACTACGTCCGCCGCGGTCCGTTCGACACCGAGACGGGCGACACCGCGACGTCCGAGCTCCTCGCCCTGACTGAGCCACCCTCGCTCATCTTCTGCGGCAACGACGTCGTCGCCTACGGCGCCCTCAACGCCGCGCGCCGGATGGGCGCCGCCGTGCCCGAGGATATCTCGATCATCGGGTTCGACGACCTCCCGCCCGCGTCGTGGCCCATCATCCAGCTGTCGACGATCGCCTACGACTACGTCCGCATGGCGCGGGAGGCCGGCCGCCTGATGGTGGAGCGCATCGAGGAGCGGCCGGTCGACTACGCGCACGTGGAGTTCGAGACGACCTTCGTCGAGCGTCGCACCCTCGCCTCGCCGCGCGTCCGCTGA
- the hisD gene encoding histidinol dehydrogenase: protein MRFTPALLERLDGSFHHLKTPLIDAPAAQRDPAVIATVSAMLSDIQSRGIDAVLDYARSLDRYAGGDIELSAEQIATSGDRLPADLRAAIELGSERTRAFAAEQRSHLKDFETELVPGLVTGARYIPVSRVGAYLPAGRFPLTASAFMTVGVAKAAGVPTVIACTPPQPDGGANDAVVYAAHLSGVDRVFVLGGVQALAAMAFGLLGDLPVDMLVGAGNAYVAEAKRQLFGTVAIDLLAGPSEVAVISDESADPEIVAADLLGQAEHGPNSPAALVTTSEEHGRAVIAAVDRQLAGLATEPIAGPAWRDYGSVTVAADRETAAALMDDLAPEHLEVISTDDAWYHDRLRNYGSIFLGPWSTVAYSDKGMAGTNHVLPTAGGAKHSAGLSVSRFVKPLTYQRISRAATPELADAVQVISDSEGMAAHSATATMRQAIYAQE from the coding sequence ATGCGATTCACTCCTGCGCTGCTCGAGCGCCTCGACGGTTCCTTCCACCACCTGAAGACCCCGCTGATCGACGCCCCGGCGGCGCAGCGGGATCCGGCGGTGATCGCGACCGTCTCGGCCATGCTCTCCGACATCCAGAGCCGTGGCATCGACGCCGTGCTCGACTACGCCCGCTCGCTCGACCGCTACGCCGGCGGCGACATCGAGCTGTCCGCGGAGCAGATCGCCACCAGCGGCGACCGGCTGCCCGCCGACCTCCGCGCCGCGATCGAGCTCGGATCGGAGCGTACTCGCGCCTTCGCGGCGGAGCAGCGCTCGCACCTGAAGGACTTCGAGACCGAGCTCGTGCCCGGACTCGTCACCGGTGCGCGGTACATCCCGGTCTCGCGGGTCGGCGCGTACCTGCCGGCCGGACGCTTCCCGCTCACCGCGAGTGCGTTCATGACCGTGGGCGTCGCCAAGGCCGCGGGCGTCCCGACCGTGATCGCCTGCACCCCGCCCCAGCCCGACGGCGGCGCGAACGACGCGGTCGTCTACGCCGCGCACCTGTCGGGCGTCGACCGTGTGTTCGTGCTCGGCGGAGTCCAGGCCCTCGCCGCGATGGCGTTCGGCCTGCTGGGAGACCTTCCCGTCGACATGCTCGTCGGGGCCGGCAACGCCTACGTCGCCGAGGCCAAGCGCCAGCTCTTCGGAACGGTCGCCATCGACCTGCTCGCCGGGCCGTCGGAGGTCGCGGTGATCTCCGACGAGAGCGCCGATCCCGAGATCGTCGCCGCCGACCTGCTGGGTCAGGCCGAGCACGGGCCGAACTCGCCCGCCGCCCTCGTGACCACCTCCGAGGAACACGGCCGCGCCGTGATCGCCGCGGTCGACCGGCAGCTCGCGGGCCTCGCCACCGAGCCCATCGCCGGTCCCGCGTGGCGGGACTACGGATCGGTCACGGTCGCGGCCGATCGCGAGACCGCCGCGGCCCTGATGGACGACCTCGCGCCCGAGCACCTCGAGGTCATCTCGACCGACGACGCCTGGTATCACGACCGGCTGCGCAACTACGGCTCGATCTTCCTCGGACCGTGGAGCACGGTGGCCTACTCCGATAAGGGGATGGCCGGGACGAACCACGTGCTCCCGACCGCCGGCGGTGCCAAGCACAGCGCCGGGCTCTCGGTGTCGCGCTTCGTCAAGCCGCTGACATACCAGCGCATCAGCCGCGCGGCGACCCCCGAGCTCGCCGACGCCGTGCAGGTCATCTCGGACTCCGAGGGCATGGCGGCCCACAGCGCGACGGCGACGATGCGGCAGGCCATCTACGCCCAGGAGTGA
- a CDS encoding cupin domain-containing protein, whose protein sequence is MSTDRLSHDTVVDGAEIDRRTIRKSDWAPHNAAFIDCRTPGSDRKENYAFIGGGVSQNAGQVINLTEEHGFNTGAAGMPNGISNNLHLHFTAEVFVNLGGEFRLRWGIDGKQGEYVSTDGDIISIPTWIFRGFTNEGPDDGILWTVLGRDVTGGIIWGPSVLKEAESYGLHLTADNQLIDTVAGDVLPDDVALIKPIQQKYVDELTTYSVEDMRGRVIQPGDRVYSANALLCASLPGGAAELSLAIGYGMTEDRRQVPRIHEPHSFNMAWVRAAEDEGILRHRHDKNQALLVKSGRWAVTLNGDPATTVELDPSDSFSVPAGAWRAFRCIDAGESGAGELLVINSGDDRVYLEWAPEVVDAARDADWMIDPNGYLAPVGVMVTATEDD, encoded by the coding sequence ATGAGTACCGATCGACTGAGCCACGACACCGTCGTCGACGGGGCCGAGATCGACCGCCGGACCATCCGCAAGAGCGACTGGGCGCCGCACAACGCCGCGTTCATCGACTGCCGGACGCCCGGTTCGGACCGCAAGGAGAACTACGCGTTCATCGGCGGCGGCGTGTCGCAGAACGCCGGCCAGGTCATCAACCTGACCGAGGAGCACGGCTTCAACACCGGCGCCGCGGGTATGCCCAACGGCATCTCCAACAACCTGCACCTGCACTTCACCGCCGAGGTCTTCGTCAACCTCGGCGGTGAGTTCCGTCTCCGATGGGGCATCGACGGCAAACAGGGCGAGTACGTCAGCACCGACGGCGACATCATCTCGATCCCCACGTGGATCTTCCGCGGGTTCACCAACGAGGGGCCCGATGACGGCATCCTCTGGACCGTGCTCGGCCGCGACGTGACGGGCGGCATCATCTGGGGCCCCTCCGTGCTGAAGGAGGCGGAGTCGTACGGTCTGCACCTCACGGCCGACAACCAGCTGATCGACACCGTCGCGGGCGATGTGCTGCCCGACGACGTCGCGCTGATCAAGCCGATCCAGCAGAAGTACGTCGACGAGCTCACCACCTACTCGGTCGAGGACATGCGCGGCCGCGTCATCCAGCCGGGCGACCGCGTCTACAGTGCGAACGCCCTGCTGTGCGCGAGCCTGCCCGGCGGCGCCGCCGAGCTCAGCCTGGCGATCGGCTACGGCATGACCGAGGACCGCCGGCAGGTGCCGCGCATCCACGAGCCGCACTCGTTCAACATGGCGTGGGTGCGCGCCGCCGAGGACGAGGGCATCCTGCGCCACCGCCACGACAAGAACCAGGCGCTCCTCGTCAAGAGCGGGCGGTGGGCGGTGACCCTCAACGGCGACCCCGCCACGACGGTCGAACTCGATCCCTCCGACTCGTTCTCGGTTCCGGCGGGGGCCTGGCGCGCGTTCCGCTGCATCGACGCGGGGGAGTCCGGGGCCGGCGAGCTCCTCGTGATCAACTCCGGCGACGACCGGGTCTACTTGGAGTGGGCACCCGAGGTCGTCGACGCCGCGCGCGACGCCGACTGGATGATCGACCCCAACGGCTACCTCGCCCCCGTGGGCGTCATGGTCACCGCGACGGAGGACGACTGA
- a CDS encoding quaternary amine ABC transporter ATP-binding protein, with amino-acid sequence MTTPSSPGETISPALEAKNLYKVFGRNPRAVVEKLRDGAQRSEISDAGTAAVIDASFAVQPGEIFVIMGLSGSGKSTLIRMLNGLHDASSGTITVKGDSITDVAPARLRAIRRERIAMVFQHFALLPHRTVAANVAYPLELRGVGKAERHAKAEEILALVGLDGWGDKLPSALSGGMQQRVGIARALAADSDILLMDEAFSALDPLIRREMQEQLLELQQKLQKTIIFITHDLNEAMFLGDRIAVMRDGRIVQIGTPEDILTDPANDYVEQFVQDVDRARVLTAANVMERPRPVVAESAGPRVALKQMRDAFMSAAYVVGRDRKLLGVVTDRDAVKLVRRGESSLGSVIKPAPQAVSQDEVLMNLFVPAVESPLPLAVTDDEGRLVGVIPRITLLAALGPGPGATEEITIPLQPMPQAAIDEVLAEASAVDGTAAQNEEVR; translated from the coding sequence GTGACCACTCCGTCTTCTCCGGGGGAAACGATCTCCCCCGCCCTGGAAGCAAAGAACCTGTACAAGGTGTTCGGCCGAAACCCGAGAGCCGTCGTCGAGAAGCTGCGAGACGGAGCCCAGCGCAGCGAGATCTCCGACGCCGGGACGGCCGCCGTGATCGACGCGTCGTTCGCGGTCCAGCCCGGCGAGATCTTCGTCATCATGGGTCTGTCCGGCTCGGGCAAGTCCACCCTCATCCGGATGCTCAACGGACTGCACGACGCCTCGTCCGGCACGATCACGGTGAAGGGCGACTCCATCACCGACGTCGCGCCCGCGCGCCTCCGCGCCATCCGGCGCGAGCGGATCGCGATGGTGTTCCAGCACTTCGCACTGCTGCCCCACCGCACCGTGGCGGCCAACGTCGCGTACCCCCTCGAGCTCCGCGGCGTCGGCAAGGCCGAGCGTCACGCCAAGGCCGAGGAGATCCTCGCGCTCGTCGGGCTCGACGGCTGGGGCGACAAGCTCCCGTCGGCGCTCTCCGGAGGAATGCAGCAGCGCGTCGGCATCGCCCGCGCGCTCGCCGCCGACAGCGACATCCTCCTCATGGACGAGGCTTTCAGTGCGCTCGACCCGCTCATCCGCCGTGAGATGCAGGAGCAGCTCCTCGAACTGCAGCAGAAGCTCCAGAAGACGATCATCTTCATCACGCACGACCTCAACGAGGCGATGTTCCTCGGTGACCGCATCGCCGTCATGCGCGATGGCCGCATCGTCCAGATCGGCACGCCCGAGGACATCCTGACCGACCCGGCGAACGATTACGTCGAGCAGTTCGTCCAGGACGTCGACCGCGCCCGTGTCCTCACCGCTGCGAACGTCATGGAGCGGCCGCGGCCCGTCGTCGCCGAGTCGGCGGGGCCTCGCGTCGCCCTCAAGCAGATGCGGGATGCCTTCATGTCGGCCGCCTACGTCGTGGGGCGCGACCGCAAGCTGCTCGGCGTGGTCACCGACCGTGACGCCGTCAAGCTCGTCCGCCGCGGCGAGTCATCGCTGGGCTCGGTCATCAAGCCCGCGCCGCAGGCCGTCAGCCAGGACGAGGTCTTGATGAACCTCTTCGTCCCAGCCGTCGAATCGCCGCTGCCGCTCGCCGTCACCGACGACGAGGGCCGACTCGTCGGCGTCATCCCCCGCATCACGCTGCTCGCGGCCCTCGGCCCCGGGCCCGGAGCCACCGAGGAGATCACCATTCCGCTGCAGCCGATGCCGCAGGCCGCGATCGACGAGGTGCTCGCCGAGGCGTCCGCCGTCGACGGCACGGCCGCCCAGAACGAGGAGGTGCGCTGA
- a CDS encoding ABC transporter ATP-binding protein, which produces MTVIEVNDLTKRYRDTLALDRVDLTFAENTIYGLLGRNGAGKTTLMSIITGQNFATTGDVRVYGQAPFENPAVLRRMCFVRESQKYPDDATPRHALRMARLFFPRWDQALADDLVAQFRLPMTKAIKKLSRGQLSMVGVIIGLASRAELTFFDEPYLGLDATSRQIFYDRLLEDYAEHPRTVVLSSHLIDEVSNLIERVVLIHRGSVLLDEETDAVRDRATAIIGDAPAVDAFTAGRDVLHREQLGRVASVTVFGTLTEADRAGLRDAGLETSPVSLQQLVVRLTQQSADAPASSEGVPR; this is translated from the coding sequence ATGACCGTCATCGAGGTGAACGACCTCACCAAGCGCTACCGCGACACACTCGCCCTCGACCGGGTCGATCTGACCTTCGCCGAGAACACCATCTACGGACTGCTCGGCCGCAACGGCGCCGGCAAGACCACCCTGATGTCGATCATCACGGGGCAGAACTTCGCCACGACCGGCGACGTCCGGGTATACGGCCAGGCGCCCTTCGAGAACCCTGCGGTGCTGCGTCGCATGTGCTTCGTTCGCGAGAGCCAGAAGTACCCCGACGACGCGACCCCGCGCCATGCGCTGCGGATGGCGCGGCTGTTCTTCCCCCGATGGGATCAGGCCCTCGCCGACGACCTGGTGGCGCAGTTCCGTCTGCCGATGACCAAGGCCATCAAGAAGCTCTCCCGGGGGCAGCTGTCGATGGTCGGGGTCATCATCGGCCTCGCCTCGCGCGCCGAGCTCACGTTCTTCGACGAGCCGTACCTCGGCCTCGACGCCACGTCGCGCCAGATCTTCTACGACCGGCTGCTCGAGGACTACGCCGAGCACCCGCGCACCGTGGTGCTCTCCAGCCACCTCATCGACGAGGTCTCGAACCTCATCGAGCGCGTCGTGCTCATCCACCGGGGATCGGTCCTGCTCGATGAGGAGACCGACGCCGTGCGCGACCGCGCGACCGCCATCATCGGCGACGCCCCCGCGGTCGACGCGTTCACCGCCGGGCGCGATGTCCTGCACCGCGAGCAACTGGGTCGCGTCGCCAGCGTCACGGTGTTCGGCACCCTGACCGAGGCCGACCGCGCGGGCCTGCGGGACGCCGGGCTCGAGACCTCACCCGTGTCGCTGCAGCAGCTCGTCGTCCGCCTCACCCAGCAGTCCGCCGACGCCCCGGCATCCTCCGAAGGAGTCCCGCGATGA